One region of Colius striatus isolate bColStr4 chromosome 4, bColStr4.1.hap1, whole genome shotgun sequence genomic DNA includes:
- the LOC104553797 gene encoding cytochrome c oxidase subunit 6C produces MSSALLPKPQMRRLLARRMKFHLFGAFFVSLGCAALYKFGVAEPRKRAYAEFYKNYDAMKDFEAMRAAGVFESAPPK; encoded by the exons ATGTCGTCTGCGCTATTGCCCAAGCCGCAAATGCGGCGCCTTTTGGCCCGGCGGATGAAGTTTCACCTATTTGGGGCGTTTTTTGTATCTCTGGGATGCGCAGCTTTGTACAAG TTTGGAGTTGCTGAGCCCAGAAAACGAGCTTATGCAGAGTTCTATAAAAACTACGATGCTATGAAGGACTTTGAAGCCATGAGAGCAGCTGGTGTGTTTGAGTCTGCGCCGCCCAAATGA